GAGCTGACCAGCCAGCTGCGCGGCGAGGCCGGCAGCCGGCAGGTGGAGCATGCCCGCATTGCCATGGTCGAAAACGGCGGCGGCACGCTGGGCGACGGTGAGGCCGCTGTGGCCATGCACATCTTCGAGAAAGGGAGGTGATCGAAATGAAAGCATTTCAGTTCAAAGCGTGGCAGCAGCCGGCGGAAATGGTGGAGGTTCCGGTTCCCGAGCCGGGGCCGGGGGAGGTGCTGATCCGCATCGGTGGTGCCGGTGTCTGCCATTCCGATCTGCACCTCATGCACCACTGGTCGCCGGAAGCACTTCCCCAGCTGGCGGACTGGCGGCTGCCGTTCACGTTGGGCCACGAAAACGCCGGCTGGATCGAAAAGGGCGATGGGCATGAATTCGAACCGGGCACGCCGGTGGTGGTTGCCCCCACGTGGAACTGCGGCACCTGCCGCGCTTGCCGTATGGGAGACACCAATGCGTGTGGCGCCAGTCGCGAAAGACGCGGACGGTCCGGCGGGCTTGGAAGGGATGGCGGGTTTGCCGAGTACATGGTCGCACCATCCCACTGCCTGGTCCGTTTGAAGGATATCGAACCGTGGCAGGCGGCCGCTCTGACGGACGCCGGGCTCAGCGCCTACCATGCCGTCAAGCGCTGTCTGCCGGTGCTCTCCCCCGATGTGGCGGTGGCCGTCATCGGCATCGGCGGCCTCGGCCAGATGGCCGTCCAGTTCTTGAGAGAACTCAGCGGCGCAACAATCATTGCCGTAGACCAGGATGAAAAGGCGTTGGCCCGGGCAGCCGACATCGGGGCCCACCTGTGCCTGCTTTCCCGGGAAAATACCGCCGGGGAGATAGTGGCGGCCACGGAGCAGATCGGCGCCATGGCCGTCATCGACTTCGTGGGCGTGGATGCCACCATGGCCATGGCCGCAGCGGCGACCCGCAGAAACGGCCGCATTGTCATCGTCGGGCTGGGCAGAGGAACCTTTCCATTCCGGTTCGGTGCGCTGCCCTATGGCTGCGCCATGGTCACCACCATGGGCGGGACGATCCAGGAGCTCGCCGAAGTAGTGGCCCTGGCCGAATCGGGGCGGGTGCGGCCCCATCTTGAAAAGTACAAACTCGACCAGGCCGCTGAAGTATACGACAAGCTGAACAACAACGAGATCATCGGAAGAGCGGTCCTGATTCCTTAGTGCAACAACGATTGAACGATATGGAGGAAAACCATGGCGTATTTAGAATTGGACACCACCTTGAGCAAAGAACTGAAGGCCATAAAAAAGGAAGTCTCCAGATTCGCCAGGGAAGTGATGCGCCCGGCCGGAATTCAGCTGGACAAGCTTCAGGACCCGAGCGATGTGATCGCCGAAGATTCCGTTTTATGGAGCGTTCTGAGAATTTTCAGAGAACTTCAATTGCATGCCCTGAGCATTCCCAAAGAACTGGGCGGTCTGGCCGATGGCACCCCCGATCACAAGGCCACCGGTGTCTTATATGAAGAATTGGGATACGGCGATGCAGGACTGGCCATCAGCGTGGGCTCTTCCAGTCCTTTCCGCCTGGCGGCCATGTCTCCGGAACCCGAACTTCAGCAACTGGCCAGAGACTACGCCAATGATATCGAAGCAAAACTGATCGGCTGCTGGGCCATCACCGAACCGGCCCACGGATCGGACTGGGTGATGAGCGCCCGCTCCGAATTCGACAACCCGTGTTGCGCGGCGGATCTCAGGGCCGAGCGCAAAGGCGACGAGTACATTCTGAACGGCCAGAAAGCGGCCTGGGTCTCCAACGGCTCCATCGCGACCCATGCTACCCTCCACGTGAGCATCGATCCTTCCAAGGGCATGCAGGGCAACGGACTGGCCGTGGTGCCGCTGGATCTTCCAGGCGTCAAGCGCGGAAAACCGCTGGACAAGATCGGGCAGCGCCCTCTGAACCAGGGGGAGCTCTTCTTCGAAGAGGTGAAGATTCCCAAAGCGTTCATGGTTATCGAGGACGGCCGGCAGATGCAGGTGGCGATGAAAAACATTTTAACCCATGCGAACGCCGGTATGGGGCAATTGTTTGTGGGATTGGCCCAGGCGGCCTTCGATGAAGCCCTGAATTATGCCAAACAGCGCATCCAGGGCGGTGTGGCGATCTTCGAGCACAAGAACATCAAGCTGCAGCTGTTCGAGATGTTCACGAAAGTGGAAGCGGCCCGGGCGTATGCCAGGCGCATGGCCGCCTACAATGCGCTGAACCCGCCGGGATCGGCCCGTCACGCCATCGCCGCCAAGGTGCTCTCCACCCGGACCGCCTTTGAAGTGGCCAGTGGCGCCATCACCATATTCGGCGGAAACGGCCTGGCCAGGGAATACCCCATAGAAAAAATGTTCAGGGACGCCAGGGCGTCCATGATCGAGGATGGCGAAAACACCCTCTTGTCGCTGATGGGGGCGGCGGACCTGTAGGCACAACGGCCACCTGTGGCATTTCCCGGCGTATCCGCCGGAAACAATTCTGGAGGAATATCCATGGAAACAAGACTGATCCCCACCTCTGCCGAGGAGATTACGAACGAATGGCTGACCGGCGCCTTGACGAGATCCGGCGTGCTGAAAGACAATGCCGTCCGAATTTCGAACCACAACGTTATCGGGCAAGGGCAGGGCTACATGGGCACACTGGTGCGACTGACCCTTGAGTACGAGAACCCTGATGGTGGGTTGCCGATAACCATGATCGCCAAAATTCCGACCAAAGAGGCGAAAAACAAAATGATCATGGAGGCATTCTGGAACTATGAAAGGGAAGTACGATTGTATGATGAAATCCTTAACCGGATTCCTCTCAGGACACCGTGCTGCTACTTTTCGGACCTGGATCCGGGGCCCGGCGAAAAGCGGATGAACACCGTTTACAGCAACTATGGGAAGTTCCCCAAGGGCCTGCTGGCCTTCTACTTCCTTTATGTCGGAATACGGAACCTCAGGCTGAAAAGACGTTATATTCTTCTGTTCGAGGATCTCGGGCATTTCGAGCAGATTCCCCACGTCGACGGCTGCTCATACGAAGACGCGAAAATGATCATGAACTCGTTGGGTACTGCTCACGCCGCGCTTTGGGAAAGCCCCCTGCTCAAAAAATACTGGCTCAAGGATCATGCCGATTTTTCCAATATGATGGGGTTTATTTCCAGTCGATGGGAGCCCATCATAAAAAAAGTGTTTCCGGAAAAGGTCAGTGAAAAAGAAAAAGAGGTCTTCAGATGGTTGAAAATGAACAACAAAAAGCTCGACGCGTACACCAGGGCCCGCCCCCACACGCTGCTTCACTCGGATTTCAGGTTGGACAACATCTTTTTCGATCGCGAGAAAAATGATATCACCATCATCGACTGGCAGGCCTCCTGCCCGGGCATGGGGCTGTTCGATCCCTGCTTTTTCTTTCTCAACAATTGCACCCGGCCCATCGATCCGCAGCAGGCCGAAGAGCTGGTCGCGATTTACCACCAAGGACTGGTGAACGGCGGGGTGACCGATTACGGTATGGATGAATGCATGTCCGATTACACATTCGGGCTGCTCCTTGCCGTGCGTTACTGGTTGATCGTGATCGGGGGCGTTGAGGTGGAGAAGGATTCCAATGCCCGGCAATTGCTCGGGGTACTGCTGGATCGCATGAAGCCGCTGATCGAGTCGATAGAATTGCCGTCTCTTTAGCGTCCGGCGCTGAACAGAGGGCGCATCACAAAGGAGGTTCACCGGCATGGAGCTGATCTTGATCCGACATGGGTTGCCGCGGCGCGTGGAAAAACAAGACGGATCGGCTGCCGATCCCGAATTGAGCGTGGAAGGGGTCGCGCAGGCCGAAAGGCTGGCACGCTGGATGAAAACCGAACACCTGGATGCCATTTACAGCAGTCCGATGATGCGGGCCAGAATGACGGCCGCCCCGCTGGCGGATCTCCAACGCCTGGATATCCTCATCGAACCGGATGTCGCGGAAATCGACGAGCACGCCTCCACCTACATCCCACTGGAGGAATTGAAGGAAAAAGAGCCTGAAAAATGGAATGAGCTGCTGAAAATCGGGGCTGAAGCGTATTTCGACGGTATCCAGGATCTGGAAACCTTCCGCCGCAAAGTGGTGGGCGGCATCCAACGGATCATTGCCGGGAACAAGGGCAAGAAAGCGGCCGTCGTATGCCACGGCGGCATCATCAACATCTGGGCAGCCCATATCCTCGGGATGGACAAGCGCCTGTTTTTCAAGCCGGAATATACGAGCGTCAACCGATTCATGGCATCCGGTTCGGGCATCCATACCCTCATCAGCCTCAACGAGACCGGCCATTTGCGTAATCCCACACAAATGGGTGCGGCAGGCGTCGAGTACTGAAGCTTGGCCCCCTTCGAATGTCGCCTTCAAGGCCCAGCCTTGTAGGGGAATTGCGATCGCCCCTTTTGGCGAGAACGCCGGTCCAACTGCGGATGGCGTAAAACCAGTTTCTTCCCGCCGAAGACCCTGCCGACGGCCGAACCTGGCTTCGGCACCATCTATTTCGGAGCCTGCTGTATCAACGGTAGGCATTCGTATTTGTAGCGTATATCGTCTGGTTTAACCAAAGCCGTTAGTTGCACACCTCACTTTCCACACCCTTTTGAGCATCGTTTTTATGATTTTTTAAAACCTCTACGGAGAAGTAAAAGCAACGGGGTCCATCCCCAAGGCTGTAAGATATTATAGTCGATCTTGAAAAAGCCCGTATTCAATATGCGGGAATTAACAACGGCGTTCTTTGACAACCAAATAGCCAGTAAAAAATAAGGCGCAAAAGGGCGGCTGCTCATTTGAGCAGCTTGGCAAAGTTCATCCCAGCGGCGCTCAGGATGGCGTTGATCCGATCCCCTACAGGTCTTCTACCAGTTCTTGTGCGATGCGCTTGAAAACTCCCAATTCAACCCATCGCTGGGACCACCTATGGCAGGTCTGGTTGGGAGGATACCGCTGGGGCAAGTATCTCGTCCGGCCGAAGTTCAGCTTCATTTCGCTGGCCATCCTGATGAACGCCGACAAATACAATTCCTTGACAAAGCAGCAGCTGGAATGGATCCAATCCGCGGCTATAAAGAGTGAAAAGGACGCCATGGCGTTTTTCAGAGTTAAGCACGAAGAGGAAGTCAAAGAACTGCAGTCGCTGGGGATGGAAATCGTTCAGATGCCCGAAGCCGATGCCGTGCGTATCGACAAGCTCATGAGCGACACCATGTGGGCCGTGGCTGAGAAAAAATCAGGCGAACCTTAAAAAATTAGCCCTCGAAAAAGGTATGACCAAATGATCGACAGAGTTCTGAACGGCATTACGAAGGGCAGTTTTTATCTGGGCGGGCTGGCTTTTGCACTCATCATCGTCGGCTATGTTATGGAAGTGGTGCTGCGGTATTTTTTCAACGCGCCCACTTCCTTTACCAGCGATTTCACCCAATGGTTTTTCGCGGCGATGGTCATGCTGTGCATTCCCGAGGTAACCCGAATAAAGGGGCATGTCATCATCAGCTTCTTTCTTGAAAAAATGTCGGCCGGTCATCGAAGCATGGTGGAACGGACATTGTCCCTGGCCGGCTTTTTGATTTGCATGACTGCCGCATGGATCTGTTTTTCCGAAACCATGCGGCAGTACAACACCGGTATCCAGACCGAGTGGAACTTCCCGATTCCCAAATGGTGGATATCGGCGGTTATCCCCTATGGGATCGGGTTGGCCGGCCTGCATTTTTTTCGCATCGCATTGAAACGATAGATCTTTCGGATAGGAGTTTTTATGGACTGGGTAGGGAGTTTGAGCGGTGCGGTCGTCATCATGCTGGGCCTTTTTTTCATCGGGCTGCCCGTGTTTCTAACCTTTCTGGTCATCAACATCATTGGCGTCTTCATGCTCATGGGGACCTCGGGCTTCGGTATGTTTGCCAACAGCATCTACCAGAGCGTGACCCAGACCTCCTTGGCTGCCGTTCCGCTTTTCATCATCATGGGAGAAATTCTTTTCAGGTCCGGAACCATTGATATCCTCATCGACTCGGTTGACAAACTCGTGGGTTCGGTCAAGGGGCGTGGATACTATCTGATTACGGTTCTCTCCACCCTTTTTGGTGCCTTGTGCGGTTCACCTGTGGCAGTGGCGGCCCTGCTGGGGCGTACGGTCATGCCCGGCATGACCGGCCGGGGTTACAATGTCCGCTTCACCGCCGGGGCCATCCTGGGCGGCGCCACCTTGGCAGCGATCATTCCGCCGAGTCTGTTGGTGGTCGTTCTGGGTTCCCTAGTAGACGTATCCAAACCCGGGTTGCTCATCGCCGGGATCGTTCCAGGCATGCTTCTGGCCGGACTCATGGCCGGTTTTATCTTCCTGAGTATGCGGATTCACCCTGAATTGGAGCCGGTTGCCGCAGGGACAAACCTGCAAGAGGTGACAGGCAGGGGTCAATTGATGGCAGTAATCCGCATTGTGCCTTTCTCCCTGGTCATCTTTTTTGTGATGGGGTGGATCATGCTGGGAGTGGCCACTCCTTCTGAGTCCGCCGCAACAGGCGTGGTCGGGGCGGTTATTGTTGCCCCAATTTACCGCAAGCTGTCACTGAAAATGCTCATGGAATCCGTTCTTTCAACCGTTGCCATTACCGCCATGCTCATGGCCATTCTGCTCAGTTCCCAGCTTTTCGACCAGCTTCTGGCCTTTACCGGCGCCACGTCCGGGTTGATGAAAGCCGTAAGCGGGCTGTCCCTTTCTTCTGGAGCCATGTTTTTGCTTCTCATGGCAGGTCCCTTTTTCCTGTGCATGTTCATCGACCTGTTTGCCATCATGCTGGTGGCCATACCCATCTACCTGCCGTTGATAAAAATATACGGTTATGAACCAACCTGGTTCTGGATGCTGTTTGTCATCAACCTGGTCCTGGGCAGCATGACCCCGCCGTTTGGATATACGCTCTTTTCACTGAAGGGAGCGGCACCGGCAGTTTCCTTAGAAGATATCTATGTCGGCGCCTGGCCCATGATGTTTGTCTTTTTGGTCGGTATGGCCATAATGTTTTTCTTTCCATCTCTTGTTTCTTTCTTGCCGGGTGTCTTCAATTGACCATAAGGTGCCTTGCTGAAAAAGAAATGGCGACAGCATGATCAGCGTATCGTCATCTAAACGGAAGGGCATATCGGAGAAAAAGCAGGAAATTCAAAACGGAACCGTCACGATATGAAATAGGGTTAAAAACACTTGGAAAAATAACCGGTGTTCCAAATACGAAAGTTGCCGAAAACCTGAAGCACACTGTTCCCGAGTTGGCGAATTGGATCATTGAATTGGCCTATGGGGAAGTTTTATCGAGAGACAAACTGGATTTAAAAACAAGACAGATAGCCACTGTCGCCGTATTGACGGCAATGGGTACGGCGCCTCTTCAGCTCAAGGCCCACATTGGTGGCGCCTTGAATGTGGGGTGCACACAAGAGGAAATTGTCGAAGTTATTGTTCAAATGGCAGTTTACGCCGGTTTTCCTGCCGCCTTGAATGGAATCAGTGCTGCAAAAGAAGTTTTTCAAAACAGAGAAGAAAGCTGAAAGGGCGTTGGGGGAATTTCCCCTGATGGCGATTTCGAACAATACAACCCGGGCATTTGAAGGATATGACGTGCCAAAATTATTCGTTGCAGGGGCCGCCGGCTACAACGGTGGAAGAATGGTTGAATCCCGGTGCGGTCAAGATTGGGTATAGCCCTCCTTCGGCACGGATATCGAATCGCCTGAAAGAAAAATGGAAGTTGTAATTATTGCGTCCGGGTCATTCTCGATGATTTGTTCAATATCTTCAGAAAAGAGAAAATCGACACCGTCGTGTAAACAGTCTACATTCTGCCTCAGATCTTTCAACCGTTTTTCTACTGACGGGACTTGCAAGGAGAACAAATCCATCGCTGCTTCGATGCAGTTCGCCTTTGACACCTTCACCGTGCAATCGACATACAGCGCAAGGCTAGTCAGCAGCATCTGTTACCAAACGGGACATCAGTCTCATGCCGATGGCAATGGCCCGTTCGTCAGGTGCGAAAGCTGGATCATGGTTAATGACGGGCGGCTGGTCGCTATCAGGATCGTGTACTCCAAGGAAAAAAAAGGCGCCCGGAATTTTATTTAGAAAGTATGACATGTCTTCGCCACCAAGTGAGGGTGTACATGGGACAACGTTGGACTCTCCGATCACCCGCGTTGCAACATCCCGGACATAGGTCGTTTGATGCGGATCGTTGCGGACCGTCGGATAGCCATGAATATACCTTAGTTTATAGGTTGCTCCCATACCTTCAGTAATACCTTTGACTGTCTTTTCCAGATCCTCCATCAGTTTCACACAAAGCGATTCGTTCAAAGATCCGATGTTCCCTCTAAGAACCACCATGTCACCGATTATGTTATCCCTGGTTCCCCCCTCGATCATACCGAATGTAAGCACAGCATTTTCCATAGGGTTCACTCGGCGCGGCACCATGGAACTTAAGGCAACGACCACATTCGATGAAACCAGAATAGGATCCACTGCCAAGTGAGGTGCCGAAAAATGGCCGCCACGGCCAAAAATACGTAAACTCAGTGAGCTGACCGAGCCAATCACCGGTCCGGGGGAAATGGCGATTTTCCCAAGGGGGATCGGACTAGTGTGTAGGGCAAAAATGGCATTGGGTTTGGGATTGTCGATACCGCCTTCCTCAATTAGTCCCAGAGCGCCTCCAGGAAAAAATTCTTCCGATGGTTGAAACAGAAAAATTGCGGTACCATTAAGCTTATCTCTCACGGTGGACAGCACCGATGCGGTACCCATCAGAACTGCCGTATGAACATCATGACCGCAGGCATGCATTTGGCCATCAATTTTGGATGCATATGGCAACCCTGTTTTTTCCCGTATTGGTAGAGCATCCATGTCGGCTCTCAAAGCGATGATTGGTCCAGGTTTGCTTCCTTTCAACCTGCCAACGACTCCGAAACTATTTTTGCAACGCTGTACCTCGATGCCGTGTTTTTCGAGATACTCGGCCACAATACCCGAAGTTCGTTCTTCTTTTCCTGAAACTTCCGGATGCATATGGATATCACGGCGGATGTTGATCACCTCAGCTTCCTTTTGGTTCACCAACACATCGATAGTATCTGCCAAGTTAAGATCGGCCATGTCTCCTCCGAATTATGAATTTAGGTTCATCCGACTAAAGCGTACTTGGACTCATGGAACCCAAATATTCTCAGCTTGAAAAATTCCGTATCCCGAAACCAATAGGCCTGCTTCTGAAGTGTTTTTATCTTGTTGTTGGTGCCCTCCAATGGGCCGGTGGATATGGGATGATCATAGTAGGACAACAGGCCGAATTTAGGGGAAGCCATGGTGTTGGCCACCTTGATCAACATCGCCACTTTGGAGGATCTGGCCTTTTGTACGGTAGACTATTCTTTAGTTTTTAATTCTGTAATGAAGCAACCACCACCGCCACTGCCGCCGCCGTTATCACTCTTATCTTCATCCGGAGGCTCTATAGGTTCAACTGGGAAACCTTCGTCAACTTCGCCATCGCAGTCGTCGTCGATGTCATTATCAATTTCCGCAGCGCCTGGGTAGATCATTGGGTTTTCGTCATTGCAATCCGTATTGTCTAAAACATAGCCAGTCGGCACCGTACAAGACGACATCGAATCGTCGTTATTCCCAAAGCCATCGCCATCAGCATCTCGGTAAAAGATAGTTTCAGCAGTAATGTATGCTTCTTTGGTTTTACTATCCGTTCCTGCAATACCTGAAACAGTCAGAGAAACGTCGAACATTCCCGGTATGGCATAGATATGTTGTGGATTTTCCTCAGAACTTGTGTTGCCGTCTCCGAAATCCCAATGCCAATCCGTGATATCCCCTGAAGATTCATTTGTAAAATTTACAGTCAAAGGAATATTTCCAATTGTGGGGATAGCAGAAAAATCCGATGATATGTAAGGAAAATAAACACGGTTCCCAACGCCATATCCGCGATTAGGATCCAAATGAAAAAGAACCCAGGGTGAAATTGGATCTCTGAAAGATGTTTCGTCCGGCGTAAGTTCACTCCAGACGGCATCATGAAATAGCAAGCTGTCTTCAAAGCCGAGTTCATCGATTTCAGGGTAAGGCTCATCCCCGAATGTTTCAAAAATGGGTCCCCAAAAAGCACATGTGTTTTCTTGCAGACTGCAATCGAGCTTATTCAAACGGGACTCGTGCTCGTAAATAAGGTCCCAGTTCTCATTGCAAAAATTCCAGAGCAAAACTTCGTGCCGCCATAAGGGCGGATCTCCGCCGTCGAGCTTAATGGTGTTGTTCGCATATTGAATAATTTTTTGATAATGCCCTCCCTTGTCGATAATTGGGCCGATATTGCATTCGAATTCCTCGAAAGGTACGGTCCATTGCCATTTCGGAGTAGGGCTCCCATCTGGACAAGGAAAATCAGATGTACAAGACCAATCGAAAATTCCAAGATGTCCCACTTCATGCCAGGATGCATACATTCCGACGACTTCTATGCTGTCGTCCGTGTGATTTGTTGCGGTTGTATATAACCAATTCATAGAACCTGCTGGGTTTATTCCATCAGGATAGACGAACATTTTTGTGTGCAGCTCCGCATGATCCAATGCTTGAAGACTGCCATTGTTATAGGTAATACCGGTCCCTGTACCTCCGGGTATTGGTAGATCCTCCTCGATCAATGATCTCCCCCCCCTTGCTTTGTAAGACATCAAGAGTTGGTTGATTTCATTGATTCTATTTTTTATTTCGTGGCACTTTTCGGTATAGGGGTTAAAGGAAGAACCTGGTGGGCAAGAATTTGCTATAGAATCCTGTAAGTTGACCAATATGTTCAATACCAGGTAGAAAAAGATAATCGACAAAAAAAGCCGTGACGGTTTAGTATTTTTAAAATTCGCCATTTTATCAACTACTTTCAGTGGTGATTCATTCTGCGGCTTTCATTTTTTATAATCCATCCGGTTAATAGGCTCCTGAACTCAAGAGGGCCGAAGTTGGCAGGTTTGAAAAAAGTCGGAAATTTTCATTTTCCGTCATCCTGGCGGAAGCCGAGATCCAGCGCGGGCAAAATGAATACCGGTTTCAAAAAGTCCGCATATTTCGCTATGACCATTTTTGGTTCTATGTGCAATTGTATTATTTCAATATGTTATAGCGATTTGACTTGCTACCATTTTGAAGCCATAAGCATCAAAAACAGCATAAAAGAAGGTACATCCATGCGCAAGATTGAATTTGCTAACCAATTAGAAATATATATTTCAATAGAAAACGAAATATCGACACCTCAAAATGGCGTCATCTGTTTGCCTTAGATATTTTTGCCATGTTGGTAGCCCGGGTTCGACAGTCATAGGCATAAAATTGCTTCTAAAATTCAATAACTGCCTGTTTTTTCATGTTCGGGTTCCAGTTTGAACTCAGAATGCATAGGCACACGAAAATTCATATTAAGCTTGACTTAACTGTAATTACATGCTTTTAGAATAGGCATGTATCTGCGAACCATAAAGCGCAAAAACAAAGACGGCTCGGTCGTAGAATATGTCCAGCTGGCCAACAACGTCTGGAACAAGGATAAGGGCTTTGCCCAAGCGCAAGTCATTCACTCCTTCGGCCGCAGCGACCAACTTGACGTTGAGGCTTTAAAGCGCCTGATAAAAAGCGCCAGCCGCTTTCTCGACCCGCAAGATGCCATCCGTCTCGAACGTCAAAGCAGCGATCTAAAATTCATCAGCAGCCGGCCTGCCGGTGGTGCCCATCTATTGAAGGGCCTGTGGCAAAGGCTCAATATCGACGATTGCTTGAAAAAGGCCCTGGATCAGCGATCCTTTACCGCTCCGGTGGCCGATGCCCTGTTTGCTATGGTGGCCAACCGGGCGCTTGCGCCGTCATCAAAGCTGGCCATCGAACAGTGGGCGGCCGAACAGGTATATCTTGGCGACCATCCAGCGCTGCAGGTCCAGCACTTTTACCGTGCCATGGATTTTTTGCTCGAGCACGGCGAAGCCATACAAAAAGAAGTATTTTGGTCCACGGCCAATCTGCTCAACCTGACCGTCGATCTGATTTTTTTCGATACCACCAACACCTATTTCGAGATCGATGAGCCGGGGCCTTCGGATTTGAAGGCCTACGGCAAATCCAAGCAAAGGCGCGATGATCTGCCCCAGGTAACCATCGGTCTTGCGGTCACCCGCGAGGGCATTCCAGTGCGCTGCTGGGTGCTGCCGGGCAATCAGCACGACAGCCAATGCGTCGATCAGGTACAAAAAGACCTGAACAGCTGGAACCTGGGCCGGGTAGTCTGGGTGATGGACCGCGGCATGAGCAGCGAGGAAAATCAGCGCATTCTGCAGCGTGGCTGCGGCCAGTACATACTGGGTGAAAAGCTCAGCGGCAATCATCTCAATGAAGCGGCGCTGGCCACACCGGGACGCTTTAAAGTCGTTTCCGACAATCTTCACATCAAAGAAGTCTTTGCCGGTGAAGGCACCGGCCGGCGCCGCTATGTGATTGCCTACAATCCGCAGCAGGCAGAGCTTGACCGCATCAATCGAGAGCAGATCCTCGAACGCTTGTCTTGTGAGCTGGAAGTTCTCAATCGCAAGAATAAAACCAAGGCTCAATGCAAGTTGATGCTGCACCGCTCCATGGGCCGTTATGTCAAAGAGCTAAAAAGCGGCAAGCTCAAAATCGATAAAGCCAAAGTTGCCCAAGACGAAAAGCTTGACGGCAAGTATCTGCTGTCCACAAGCGATCAGCATTTGTCAGCCGAAGATATCGCCTTGGGCTACAAACAGCTGCTGGAAGTTGAACAGGCTTTTAGAACACTGAAAAGCACCTTGTGCCTGAGGCCGGTATATCACTCCAAAGACGATCGCATCCGTTCCCATGTTCTTATCTGCTGGCTGGCGCTTTTGCTGATCCGCATCGCCGAAGTGGAAACCGAGCAGACCTGGCCCAGGATCCGTAGGCAAATGCAGCAGCTAAATTTAATCGAATTTTTTGACAATAATGGGCGTATTCTACAGCACACCGAACTGACCGCCAATCAACGCAACATATTGAATAAGCTTAAAATAAAACCTCCCAAACGGGTCCTGAAAGTCGATTTGGCCTCATAATTTCATAGGCACTACGCTGAATTTCATTCGGTCTGTATCTGACTGATATTTTGCCGTTTTCCCGTTTTCGTGTAACTATGACTGTCGAACCCGGGGG
This Desulfatitalea tepidiphila DNA region includes the following protein-coding sequences:
- a CDS encoding NAD(P)-dependent alcohol dehydrogenase — encoded protein: MKAFQFKAWQQPAEMVEVPVPEPGPGEVLIRIGGAGVCHSDLHLMHHWSPEALPQLADWRLPFTLGHENAGWIEKGDGHEFEPGTPVVVAPTWNCGTCRACRMGDTNACGASRERRGRSGGLGRDGGFAEYMVAPSHCLVRLKDIEPWQAAALTDAGLSAYHAVKRCLPVLSPDVAVAVIGIGGLGQMAVQFLRELSGATIIAVDQDEKALARAADIGAHLCLLSRENTAGEIVAATEQIGAMAVIDFVGVDATMAMAAAATRRNGRIVIVGLGRGTFPFRFGALPYGCAMVTTMGGTIQELAEVVALAESGRVRPHLEKYKLDQAAEVYDKLNNNEIIGRAVLIP
- a CDS encoding acyl-CoA dehydrogenase family protein — encoded protein: MAYLELDTTLSKELKAIKKEVSRFAREVMRPAGIQLDKLQDPSDVIAEDSVLWSVLRIFRELQLHALSIPKELGGLADGTPDHKATGVLYEELGYGDAGLAISVGSSSPFRLAAMSPEPELQQLARDYANDIEAKLIGCWAITEPAHGSDWVMSARSEFDNPCCAADLRAERKGDEYILNGQKAAWVSNGSIATHATLHVSIDPSKGMQGNGLAVVPLDLPGVKRGKPLDKIGQRPLNQGELFFEEVKIPKAFMVIEDGRQMQVAMKNILTHANAGMGQLFVGLAQAAFDEALNYAKQRIQGGVAIFEHKNIKLQLFEMFTKVEAARAYARRMAAYNALNPPGSARHAIAAKVLSTRTAFEVASGAITIFGGNGLAREYPIEKMFRDARASMIEDGENTLLSLMGAADL
- a CDS encoding phosphotransferase, translated to METRLIPTSAEEITNEWLTGALTRSGVLKDNAVRISNHNVIGQGQGYMGTLVRLTLEYENPDGGLPITMIAKIPTKEAKNKMIMEAFWNYEREVRLYDEILNRIPLRTPCCYFSDLDPGPGEKRMNTVYSNYGKFPKGLLAFYFLYVGIRNLRLKRRYILLFEDLGHFEQIPHVDGCSYEDAKMIMNSLGTAHAALWESPLLKKYWLKDHADFSNMMGFISSRWEPIIKKVFPEKVSEKEKEVFRWLKMNNKKLDAYTRARPHTLLHSDFRLDNIFFDREKNDITIIDWQASCPGMGLFDPCFFFLNNCTRPIDPQQAEELVAIYHQGLVNGGVTDYGMDECMSDYTFGLLLAVRYWLIVIGGVEVEKDSNARQLLGVLLDRMKPLIESIELPSL
- a CDS encoding histidine phosphatase family protein, whose amino-acid sequence is MELILIRHGLPRRVEKQDGSAADPELSVEGVAQAERLARWMKTEHLDAIYSSPMMRARMTAAPLADLQRLDILIEPDVAEIDEHASTYIPLEELKEKEPEKWNELLKIGAEAYFDGIQDLETFRRKVVGGIQRIIAGNKGKKAAVVCHGGIINIWAAHILGMDKRLFFKPEYTSVNRFMASGSGIHTLISLNETGHLRNPTQMGAAGVEY
- a CDS encoding TRAP transporter small permease, yielding MIDRVLNGITKGSFYLGGLAFALIIVGYVMEVVLRYFFNAPTSFTSDFTQWFFAAMVMLCIPEVTRIKGHVIISFFLEKMSAGHRSMVERTLSLAGFLICMTAAWICFSETMRQYNTGIQTEWNFPIPKWWISAVIPYGIGLAGLHFFRIALKR
- a CDS encoding TRAP transporter large permease, translating into MDWVGSLSGAVVIMLGLFFIGLPVFLTFLVINIIGVFMLMGTSGFGMFANSIYQSVTQTSLAAVPLFIIMGEILFRSGTIDILIDSVDKLVGSVKGRGYYLITVLSTLFGALCGSPVAVAALLGRTVMPGMTGRGYNVRFTAGAILGGATLAAIIPPSLLVVVLGSLVDVSKPGLLIAGIVPGMLLAGLMAGFIFLSMRIHPELEPVAAGTNLQEVTGRGQLMAVIRIVPFSLVIFFVMGWIMLGVATPSESAATGVVGAVIVAPIYRKLSLKMLMESVLSTVAITAMLMAILLSSQLFDQLLAFTGATSGLMKAVSGLSLSSGAMFLLLMAGPFFLCMFIDLFAIMLVAIPIYLPLIKIYGYEPTWFWMLFVINLVLGSMTPPFGYTLFSLKGAAPAVSLEDIYVGAWPMMFVFLVGMAIMFFFPSLVSFLPGVFN
- a CDS encoding carboxymuconolactone decarboxylase family protein, translated to MANWIIELAYGEVLSRDKLDLKTRQIATVAVLTAMGTAPLQLKAHIGGALNVGCTQEEIVEVIVQMAVYAGFPAALNGISAAKEVFQNREES